The Arachis ipaensis cultivar K30076 chromosome B10, Araip1.1, whole genome shotgun sequence DNA window GATcagttttctttttttattttaattaaagttTCAAAACCAGATCAATTTCAGTACTGCACCATTCAaacaaaacaaatcaaattcaaaacaacaCAATTTACACAAAAATGCATACATATATACACAAAATTGAATCAGAGGAAACAGATCTAGAAAGAAAAATAGAGGAACCGAATGAAGCCATTATGGACGAGGAAGTTGAAGGTGTGGTTGTCGCAGTTGTAGGTGAACTTGTTGTTGGAGGAAGGAAGCTTCTGGAGGCACTGGAACAACGGCGAGGTGAACAAGCACGTTGGCGACAGTGAGAAGAACAGGGCTGAGTAGACGTTCGCGATGCCAGAAGCTTCAGAGTTCAGAGTTCAAGATGACGACGCTGCTGGCAGCTGCTTCGATCCGCGACGGTGGCAGTTTCGCTGACAGAAGCTCCGATTCGGCATCAATTGTGGTAGTGATGGTGGAGTTTGTTGGAGGAAGTTAGAAGAGAAAATTAGGGTTGAGGAGGTGAGGTGAGGTGAATGGTGACTGGAGAAGGTGGCTGCTAGGGTTTGTTTCAATTTGTTTATCAGAAAGGAAAGGGGCTCGTGTTGCTGTTGCGTCGTTTTGGGCTTttcgtttttatttatttatttatttatttttaaacgtTGACGTTTTTATGTTAAACAGTGAACCGGACCTTGGAAAAAAACCGGTCCGGTTCATCCGGTTTATCGGTTATCCACCGATTTGTCTGGTTTTTTACCGATTTTTTACAGGCCGATTTTTGAGGACGACCGGACCGGCTAGAGGATTGGTTCCCGATTAATTCgttcgaaccggccggtccggtctaattttcagaaccatggtatttctattatttaaaaaagaataaattaccatatgtacccataaaagatgcaGACGCTGACAAATGTACCTATGTAGAAAAGAAACGATAGTTGTAACCATGGAAGATGCTTTTTGTATGACATAAGTATTCAAActctaaaaaattattcaaaaatccCAAATTGTCCTTCTCTCCACCACTGCTACCATCATCCCCAAATTATTCATGGCGTGCTGCTACACCTCACCCTCCCCCAACGCCACTGCCACCGCTACCACTACCGGCACCACCACTGCCAAATATGAAGAAAATTATCATGTTTCCTAAGGTCTTGTTTGGAACAGGAGGATCCATCTTCTTGCAGAGATTCACCGCAATCGTGCTTAACAACGAGGAGTTAGGACTTAACCCTAGTGCAGAAGTTGTACACTTGCAAATTAGTGCTTCCACCGCTTCAAATCTTGTCAGATGAATCGGTGCAACCGTGGCTTTGAGGGCTTCGATTTTGGAAGCTTCGAACACGAACCTCTTGTAGACCGATTTTGGGAGACCAAAGTAGGGTTTCTCTTGGTAAACCGACAGGTCTCCTTGAGAGAAAATGGACATTCTAATGTCCAGTAAGGACGGAGAGGGTAATGGGTGGTTCTGATCTTGGTGGTGGTTGGTGATGGCTGCCCAGTCATTGACGAAGTTGATGAGAGTGGAAATGTTGCCGAGCTTGTGAGAGGCGCAGAGTGTGATTGCAATTCTTTCGTAATGGAAGCAGTTGATTTGAATGGCCATGATGGGATCATGCTCTGGGTTGTTCATATTGGTTCTGGCCAAATTGTGTGAAAATAGAGGAAACAGATTAACTTGGATTGGGTTATTAAGAAAGTGCTTGTTGCTGCCCACCATTGCTACTGTTGTTTTGTCTctcttgttcttcatcttcttcttctccttctttcgcAGCATCTCACTCCTCTACTTCTGTTACAGATTTAAGATTTCTATTGTTGTCTTTTCAAAGGAGTACCACACCTCCACTTAGTGTTTGGAGGAAATAGCAGCTAGTGTTAATGCAAAATTGAGAACGATGAGAGTTGTGAATAGAGAAATAGCGCCCAATGGTGACGGTGGCGGTAGCGGTGGGGAAGGAGAGGTGCAGCAGCACACCATGAATAATTGGGAATGATGATAGCAGTGGTGGAGGAAAGGGCAATTTGGGATTTTTAATAGTTTTTTAGAGTTTAAGTACTTCTATCATACGGAAGACATCTTTCATGGTTactgtaaaccccggttaaattagtagataattagtcaataaattaatttttaataaggaagattagaaatgtgaatattatattaaattaggatagagctcatcgaaacgagaattttgacaccaatttcgaaaAAATCGGTCCAAAATtagaccgaacgggccgaaccggttaAACCGGGCCCAACCGGACCAGCCCTTTAAGTGAACCTACGTTCTTCTTCTCCCCATTTTTGGCAGCGTCGAAGAGCATCagggagaagaaaggaagaacGTCAAAATTGTTACGTTAACTTCCGAtccccgtaacttctccgtccgagctccaatcgccgcaccgtttgcggccacgcgttcaccgcgtcaAGCTCTACATTTttaccggaacaatttcataggtaacttgcTATTTCACTCTCAGCTTCATCTTCccccaattttcgaattttaagtgggaatattgaatttctttgatttctgatgttttaggatccaattagcttgagagaaacgttcactcttgcttcctttaccatactgagaacctccggttctcattccatactatgttattgtttttcagatgcaggtcgggagccatctcgttaggcgtctggactcttaaaGCGGAGGGGTTACTGGATAGTGTTGTTGTATAGttttgttgtacagtgatgtatatatatgtacttagctttctctccgcataacttgtcctttttgatcctcttagaggtttatggagggGCAGGATTGTGtgtatgtacttttgggttttggatatgtatgtatatatgtgtaaatattctctggccagtcttgacttcgcaggctgagttaggagcttgttattttgtatctttggcactctattcctacttctgttatcttatgtttgacagttacagttttcttagcatgcaagttaactcgttccttgagcgttgcgcttttatctcgcgatttttattttccctatccttcaaggctcctagcatattataactcttctgctattatatgcacttattttattttagaggtcgtaataccacatcacctctgttttacgacttaagcgtaaagctttgtgtggtagggtgttacagttacAAATATCGTTTCTTTTTTACATAGTTACATTGTGTTtgtatctttcatgggtacataAGTTAATTTCTTCTTTAAAAAATTATAGTGtttaaaatgatgattttaacactaaatataaatataaagttgaggaaattttaaaattaaaaaagaagttAAGGATAATTTCAATTACACTCTAAACCAATACTTATTCCTAGAATTTACAAGCAACTCACAAGTAAAATTAAACACCACAAAACAATAACAAAGATTAATCTAATTAACAAACAATGTCAAAGTAATATGATTAACGTCCCTTACGTATTTCAAAGTTAACATAGTCTCACAACAAccacaacaatatataataagCTACATGATTCCAATTTCACCCTCGAAGacaaatacatattgaaaattaAATATCAGACCACCCAGTTCTTCTTATTGTTATTATTCTAGGAacattaaaacaaaaagaaagtaaaatgatTTACTGAGAACCATGCATATATCCTGATATATCCATTATTATTGTGCCTATAGAGccgcaagaatttaaatgacaaattaaAGCATATAACAATTCATTGATGATTATTGTAGTGACTATGCTGAACCATTAGACAAGATTATTGCAGCATCATCATGAAGCGGAAGTGAAAGTGAAAGCACTTGTGATTGTGATTGTGATGATGGTGGGTTGAGTTCATCCCAGCACTGAATCCACGTGACCATTGCATCTGAAAGTTTGTTGAAGTAATCATCAACTTTGCCGAGCTTGTCCCTTACTTGCTTTGAGAGCTCTATGTAACACTTCTGCGCCGTATCGCATTCTTTCGAAAGCGATACGGATTGAAAGAATGGGATCAACTCTTCTTGCCAAAAGATTCCCTTCAACTCCCTCTTGAGGTTCAAGAATGCATTGCTTGCTTTGCTGTGCCATATGTATGGAACACCCGTCTTCACCCCTATTCCCAAATGATCACTTATCACCTGCATTCGTCCGATCCATACAATaaataaatttgataaaattataaagactatcaaaataattaaatctaaaaTACGAGTGAATATCCAATCGTTTTATGATAATTTTTTCGAAGAACTACGAGGCTCCAAACAAAAAAGTACTCTTTTTAGCCATTGATATTTAATTTTGTGATACTAGTTAGCCTTGTGTTAataatttttcttcaaaatatATTTACATAATACATTAATTACTAATATatcctttatttaatttttataaataaaaataatttaaaaattattaatatttcttAATTTTACACAATAAATTTAGTTAATGTatttaaaaaagataataaaaaataaaaataaaaattaaatgaaattgataattatttttaaaagataacaAAACTTTcgacaaaaaaaaattgttaattctAGTTGATTTTTAATGGACAAATCAACAGTTTAACATGTTATATAGGCTTATTTCGTTAATAtcgataaaaaatattaatagatGTGCGAATTagtctcataaaaaaaatatcagaGACGGAAAATAAGGATCTCGTTGTCTTTTCTCTAAAAAATACATACCTTGACACACCAACCAGCCCACATAGAAGCATAGCGTCCAGCGGGCTGAGAATCTCCCATAAGGCCGAAGTACATGGCAGGCCCAATTAATTCACGGTTGAATGCCAAATTCATACCACTCATTGGGAACAGCGCCCCCCTTGGAATTGTCATCACTGCATCTACGTACCTGTCATAgtcatcatcaaaatcatcacattatatttatatataataatattaatttactAAAAAAAATGAACCTTTTGTTTCTGTCGAGAGGCTTGACAAGGTGAGTTGGGGCATCATAATCAGCAATGTTGAGCCAGAGGCCATGAGAAACTGCAGTTGGAACACCTTCACGGAGACTAAATGGGTATCCACGAACAAAATCTGCTCCTTCTCTGTACGGATCATACAGTGTGTTGAAGAAATATGGTGTTGATGGTGTCGCAAGGTTCTTTATGTGCTGCTCCAGGGCATTTATGTCTTTTCCTGATGGATCTTTAGCAACCTATACATATTACATATGCATGCATCAAATTCACCACCATTCAAAGTGTTTGAGTAATAAAACATGGAAACAATTATATATACAACCCTAAAATtagttataaatatatattatttaattatttttaatttatattttttattttaacgtATATCTTATACTAATAACTGATATTAGTGTACACCAAATGTTACccttatatatattttgtatagTTCTTTGGTCTTTCAAAAATCGATTAGTAAGAAATCAACATGTTCATATCATATCCACTTTTAATTTACAAAGGAAAATTACACATCTATAGTTAGATTGCCAGTTAGAATAATATAGCTCCAGGGTGTAATAATAATTCATTTCGTAatttaagaaaaacaaaaaaaaattgtttagaaTTTAAAAGGATGTTTAAAATAAAGTATGGATTAAGAGGAAATTTGATTTTTCCTATAACTTAAGAAACAATAGTAATTAACAAAGCTTCTTTAGAATTTGAGTTGGTGGGAATATATATAGACTCACAAAGCAATCATCATCAATGGTGAAAATGTACTTCTTCTTGGAAACCAAGAAACCAAAGCAACGGCAAGCAGAGTCTTTGATGGAGATACAAGATGCCTTGGATCCCAAGATTCTATTAATATCGTTTCGGTTATAAAGCTCGTAGTTAAATCCTTGAGGCACCTTAATGACCTTGGAAGGATCACCGTCTTGGACGATGATGAGGTGGTAGGGCTCAAAGAAGGCCCTCCACTTCTCCAAAAAATCCACATTCCTTATAGTCGGAATCACGATGTCCACCTCGTCCTTCAGGGTCGAGGGGGGCGGCGAagatggtggtggtgttggttcCAACATTGTTGTGGTTTCAATGGGTGAGAGTGAAAACATTGTTGAACTTGGGAGGAGGATGGTGTTGTTTTTGTTTAATAATGTTTTGTTGTGGTGGTGGATTTGAGGaggcttttgtttttattttgaagcATTGGGGACTTTGTGATTTCTTGTGTGAGACAAGAATTACTAAGAAAA harbors:
- the LOC107621128 gene encoding UDP-arabinopyranose mutase 3-like, which encodes MFSLSPIETTTMLEPTPPPSSPPPSTLKDEVDIVIPTIRNVDFLEKWRAFFEPYHLIIVQDGDPSKVIKVPQGFNYELYNRNDINRILGSKASCISIKDSACRCFGFLVSKKKYIFTIDDDCFVAKDPSGKDINALEQHIKNLATPSTPYFFNTLYDPYREGADFVRGYPFSLREGVPTAVSHGLWLNIADYDAPTHLVKPLDRNKRYVDAVMTIPRGALFPMSGMNLAFNRELIGPAMYFGLMGDSQPAGRYASMWAGWCVKVISDHLGIGVKTGVPYIWHSKASNAFLNLKRELKGIFWQEELIPFFQSVSLSKECDTAQKCYIELSKQVRDKLGKVDDYFNKLSDAMVTWIQCWDELNPPSSQSQSQVLSLSLPLHDDAAIILSNGSA
- the LOC107621129 gene encoding salutaridinol 7-O-acetyltransferase-like, which translates into the protein MNNPEHDPIMAIQINCFHYERIAITLCASHKLGNISTLINFVNDWAAITNHHQDQNHPLPSPSLLDIRMSIFSQGDLSVYQEKPYFGLPKSVYKRFVFEASKIEALKATVAPIHLTRFEAVEALICKCTTSALGLSPNSSLLSTIAVNLCKKMDPPVPNKTLGNMIIFFIFGSGGAGSGSGGSGVGGG